In Nostoc piscinale CENA21, the genomic stretch TGCAACAACGGCAAAACCCGCTTCTCTGGACTCTGCTTCTCTGCGGTCTTAATTATAAGTCTTTCACCAGAAATGATGTGAGTAATCATAAGTGATTAATATACGCTTTAATGAATTCTGTATTTTTTATGAAATACAGAACTACTTTTGCGTAAATTACTGAAGTCGCCTTGAATCGTAAATTAATACTAAAATTCACGGCTGAAATTTTGAGCCTTTAGTATAGTTTCAAACAACATTACCAATTATGGAAATGTTGTTTATACCTAGTTAAAACTAAACGAACATAGGTGCAACATGAAATTACAAGATTTCTTAGCAAATGCAAATGAAATAGGTAAATTAGGATTTGAAGCGATCGCTCAAGACAAGGAACTAGCTACTCAGATCCAAATATTATTGATTGGCTTAAATTTACTGGAACCACCAGCGGATGGAAAATTTGGCCCAGTTTCTGGCGAAGCTCTCGAAAAATTCCAAGAATTAACCAAAACTGGAGAAACGGGTTATTTAGGAGCAGTCACAGCCAAAAAACTGATTGAAACCAAACCGGAGGATCTTCCTAAACCTCCATTAAAACTAGGTAACGACATAGCCAGCAGAATTGTTAAATATATGCTGGATAAAAAATATCAGGTATTTACTGCACCTAAAGAATACAACATTGTTTATCTAGAGGGAATTAACGAAGACTGGACTCGCAACAATGATGCACCCAACGAATTTAATGATCGACGGATTATTCTTGAAGTAGTTGATGGTGTTCCTAAAATCGTTAATCACTGGCGAGCTACTACTGAACCAGGTAGCTACTACACAGTTGTAAAACCCCTCAATCCTAAAGGTGCAGCAAGAATACAGTTTGGGCAATACAAAGCTTGGCGTGTGGGAACTCATGGTATCGGTGGTAGCCGACCTCACGAAGCATTAGTACAAGCTGGAACAATTACTGTTTGTCGAGATTTCAACAAAGATTTTCAACGTGTTGGAGACCAACTTGATACAGGTGACGATTTTGCAATTAACCAACATTGGGGCTATGATTTCCCTAAAAATGACATTCGCGGTGCTAGTGCAGGTTGTTTAGTGGGTAACTTGCTTAAGGGACACCAAGAATTTATGGCACTTGTTAAACAAGACCGCCGCTATGTAGCTAATCGTGATTATATGTTTTATACAACAGTAATTTCTGGAGATGATTTATTGAAGAAGTTTCCTGGGTAAAATCTAAACTCTGGATATCTCCTTCAATATGGGTGTGTCTGATTTGGACAAGACACACCCATTAATAACGCCAGTTGCTACAACGGAGGGAACCTCACGCCAGTTTGCTCAAGTCGGGAAACCCGCCCACGCAACTGGCTCCGCAACGCACTGGCTCCTCAGCACTCAACGAATGATAGTCTATGTGATGAACTAAATGTTAAGTTATCCATGACTGCTGCTGTTCTGTTAGAGAATGTCTTCAAATTTTACAAAAATGTCCCTGTCGTTAATGATTTATCATTTGCGATCGCACCTGGAGAAATTTTTTGCGTTACTTGGCCCTAACGGTGCGGGTAAATCAACTACAATTCGGATGTTGACAACATTAACCAAGCCATCCCAAGGACAT encodes the following:
- a CDS encoding peptidoglycan-binding domain-containing protein, encoding MKLQDFLANANEIGKLGFEAIAQDKELATQIQILLIGLNLLEPPADGKFGPVSGEALEKFQELTKTGETGYLGAVTAKKLIETKPEDLPKPPLKLGNDIASRIVKYMLDKKYQVFTAPKEYNIVYLEGINEDWTRNNDAPNEFNDRRIILEVVDGVPKIVNHWRATTEPGSYYTVVKPLNPKGAARIQFGQYKAWRVGTHGIGGSRPHEALVQAGTITVCRDFNKDFQRVGDQLDTGDDFAINQHWGYDFPKNDIRGASAGCLVGNLLKGHQEFMALVKQDRRYVANRDYMFYTTVISGDDLLKKFPG